The Nitrospiraceae bacterium genome includes a window with the following:
- a CDS encoding prepilin-type N-terminal cleavage/methylation domain-containing protein yields the protein MALAHIIVAMCVQPQTQGLCIVRNRGGFTLVEVMIVCAIIAIVTMLSVPAYMQWTARYELSQGTTELANNLSLARMAAKHRNAAVTVSLSLVSSHVSVSTGGVFPPVVLPRSIVAFSGGPIQFSPQGMTTAAANQTLTLTSNQNKVYSVVVTPAGKVNWCPKATCP from the coding sequence ATGGCACTTGCTCACATCATTGTCGCCATGTGTGTGCAACCTCAAACGCAGGGGCTCTGTATTGTCCGAAACCGGGGTGGATTTACCCTGGTTGAGGTCATGATCGTGTGCGCGATCATTGCCATTGTCACGATGCTATCCGTTCCCGCTTATATGCAGTGGACTGCTCGGTATGAACTGAGCCAAGGGACGACGGAGTTGGCCAACAACCTTTCGTTGGCGCGGATGGCTGCCAAGCATCGCAATGCGGCCGTTACCGTGAGTCTGTCACTGGTGTCGAGCCATGTAAGCGTCTCAACCGGAGGTGTGTTTCCCCCCGTGGTCCTGCCGCGGTCGATCGTGGCGTTTTCCGGCGGCCCAATCCAATTCTCTCCGCAAGGCATGACGACGGCTGCGGCGAATCAGACCCTCACCCTCACGTCGAATCAGAACAAGGTGTACTCGGTGGTCGTGACGCCGGCGGGGAAGGTGAATTGGTGTCCGAAAGCCACCTGTCCGTAG
- a CDS encoding PilW family protein, translated as MKRPTSRTETRLIGQRGFTVVEMMVAVGVTAVIVAAAMTTVVNTNRANIANSQIADTQQNVRLATEIIGRDIKLAGFNYSPTDPATASIAGCTTTVGSIAKPVSLRPQDQNSGGADTGPDSLSLVVPVLNTTGWTLSAAAGGTQNAPAPYNSISLSAAAVTQMVAQGLAIGSTVSIGGAVSKTVASVGATSIGFGAGNFVDARFPAGTPVYLLQCVQYQVISNNVPTCGSTRPCLVRNGVPIVDGVEDLQITYACDGCNTTAPNPALPDGVVDNQDGSTSSGQPSFTQGDFVSNNTWAITPWTPDKIKLAQLSIVAIQPKAEQGTNEKGTIAANSSTPAVVGDHDPATSPGYSAPAYQQQRRRVLVRTIQPRNL; from the coding sequence ATGAAACGACCAACCAGCAGGACCGAAACTCGACTGATCGGGCAACGGGGATTTACCGTCGTCGAGATGATGGTGGCTGTCGGTGTGACGGCGGTGATTGTCGCCGCCGCGATGACGACGGTGGTCAATACCAATCGGGCGAATATCGCGAACAGTCAGATTGCGGATACGCAGCAGAATGTGCGACTCGCAACGGAGATCATCGGTCGAGACATCAAGTTGGCAGGTTTCAATTATAGTCCGACCGACCCTGCAACGGCATCGATCGCCGGTTGCACGACGACTGTCGGCTCGATAGCAAAGCCTGTCAGCCTTCGTCCTCAGGATCAAAATTCCGGGGGCGCAGATACCGGGCCGGATAGTCTTTCTTTGGTGGTTCCCGTGCTGAACACCACCGGCTGGACTTTGTCGGCTGCCGCAGGTGGTACGCAGAATGCCCCTGCCCCCTACAATTCCATTTCTCTCTCTGCCGCGGCCGTCACGCAAATGGTAGCCCAAGGGCTTGCGATTGGTTCCACGGTTTCAATCGGCGGTGCCGTGTCTAAGACGGTGGCTAGCGTGGGCGCAACCTCGATCGGATTCGGCGCAGGCAACTTTGTCGATGCGCGATTCCCGGCCGGTACCCCTGTGTACTTGCTGCAGTGCGTGCAGTACCAGGTGATCTCCAACAACGTGCCGACCTGCGGGAGCACGAGACCGTGTCTCGTTCGTAACGGGGTGCCGATCGTGGATGGAGTCGAAGACCTACAGATCACCTACGCGTGCGACGGCTGCAATACCACGGCGCCCAACCCCGCTCTGCCTGACGGTGTCGTCGACAATCAGGATGGCTCAACCAGTTCGGGGCAACCGAGCTTTACCCAAGGGGATTTCGTATCGAACAACACCTGGGCGATCACCCCCTGGACGCCCGATAAGATCAAGCTTGCCCAGCTGAGCATCGTCGCCATTCAGCCGAAGGCGGAACAGGGAACAAACGAGAAGGGAACCATCGCCGCGAATAGTTCGACGCCTGCAGTCGTAGGAGACCACGACCCTGCGACGAGTCCGGGATATAGCGCGCCTGCGTATCAGCAGCAGCGCCGGCGGGTGTTGGTTCGCACGATCCAGCCTAGGAATCTCTAG
- a CDS encoding type II/IV secretion system protein, whose amino-acid sequence MDRYRVPKAALGVVLAEYYGCPFESFHESTVIERDLLKRLSLDYLRRSHWIPLRRQGGAVEVLIDDPHHLDKLQDVRRAFPQQSVAYRVALRRDIEQFVAAVSGRDSESAITEILGELVSEAQLEEQQNATIGSISENDSAIVRLANQIIAEAYRQGASDIHIEPYADRKETAVRFRVDGACFTYMAIPAAYRRAIVSRVKIMASLDIAERRKPQDGKIRFKLNTGNEIELRVATLPTAGYNEDVVVRLLSAGGPRRLDNLEFNPRTRRSIEELAQKPHGIMLCAGPTGSGKTTTLHAILSSINTDERKIWTAEDPIEITQDGLRQVQVHPKIGLTFATTMRAFLRADPDVIMIGEMRDKETADIAIEASLTGHLVFSTIHTNSAVETVARLLDLGCDPFNFSDAMLGVLAMRLCKRICPNCREAYHPTRTEYDELAQGYGEAAWEERNLAYSSEFTLFRGRGCEVCNQSGYRGRVPIHELMVGSGPMRSLIQTRARTTELLRQAKSEGMNTLIQDGIDKVLQGLTTYKQVRAVAAY is encoded by the coding sequence ATGGATCGGTACCGTGTTCCGAAGGCGGCTCTTGGCGTCGTGCTGGCCGAATACTATGGCTGTCCTTTTGAGAGTTTTCACGAATCGACAGTCATCGAACGGGATCTACTGAAACGGCTCAGCCTCGACTACCTCCGCAGGAGCCATTGGATTCCATTACGCCGGCAGGGTGGGGCCGTGGAGGTGCTGATCGATGATCCGCATCATCTGGATAAACTGCAAGATGTGCGACGAGCCTTCCCCCAGCAGTCGGTCGCGTATCGGGTCGCACTGCGAAGGGATATTGAGCAGTTTGTGGCGGCAGTCTCCGGGCGCGATTCTGAATCGGCCATCACCGAGATCCTGGGCGAGCTGGTCAGCGAAGCCCAGTTGGAGGAGCAGCAGAATGCGACGATCGGATCGATCAGCGAGAACGACAGCGCGATCGTCAGACTCGCCAATCAAATCATCGCTGAGGCTTATCGCCAGGGCGCTTCGGATATCCACATCGAGCCCTATGCGGATCGAAAGGAAACGGCGGTTCGGTTTCGAGTGGATGGGGCCTGTTTTACGTATATGGCGATCCCGGCCGCCTATCGGCGGGCGATCGTGTCTCGAGTGAAGATCATGGCCAGCCTCGATATTGCCGAACGGCGTAAACCCCAGGACGGCAAGATTCGATTCAAGCTCAATACCGGCAATGAAATCGAGCTGCGGGTCGCCACGCTGCCGACTGCCGGTTACAACGAGGATGTGGTCGTGCGGCTGCTCAGCGCCGGCGGACCCCGGAGGCTGGATAACTTGGAATTCAATCCTCGCACCAGGCGCTCGATTGAGGAGTTGGCTCAGAAGCCGCACGGGATCATGCTGTGCGCCGGACCCACCGGATCGGGGAAGACGACCACGCTCCACGCGATCTTGTCATCAATCAATACGGATGAGCGAAAAATTTGGACCGCCGAGGACCCGATTGAGATCACCCAGGATGGGTTGCGTCAGGTGCAAGTGCATCCGAAAATCGGGCTGACATTTGCTACGACGATGCGGGCGTTTCTCCGGGCCGATCCCGACGTGATCATGATCGGGGAAATGCGGGACAAGGAAACGGCGGACATTGCAATCGAGGCTTCGCTGACCGGACACCTGGTGTTCAGTACCATTCACACGAACAGTGCCGTGGAGACCGTGGCGCGGCTGCTCGATCTCGGCTGCGATCCATTCAACTTTTCAGACGCCATGCTTGGCGTGCTGGCCATGCGACTCTGCAAACGCATTTGTCCGAACTGTCGGGAGGCCTATCACCCGACTCGCACGGAGTACGATGAGTTGGCGCAGGGATATGGCGAGGCAGCTTGGGAGGAACGGAACCTTGCATACTCAAGCGAATTCACTCTGTTTCGTGGCCGCGGCTGTGAAGTTTGCAATCAGTCTGGCTATCGAGGGCGTGTCCCCATTCACGAATTGATGGTCGGTTCAGGGCCCATGAGAAGTCTGATTCAAACCCGCGCCCGTACCACCGAACTTCTGCGCCAGGCCAAATCCGAAGGGATGAACACCTTGATTCAGGATGGTATCGACAAAGTTCTGCAGGGATTGACGACCTACAAACAGGTTCGAGCTGTAGCCGCCTACTAA
- the pilV gene encoding type IV pilus modification protein PilV translates to MYQALERLPITCRRSQEGFSLLEAMVAAGILSVGLLGLAGLQGMSIGKNVDANEITRVTNLAADMAERIQNNRQRALDYNGIDTSVACAQSASTQAMALGDCTQWRTLLANSALGSVRGIVTAARIDPDPATNPVTMNRIAITIRISWQNGARSETSVSRPKSVTFNSVIAPE, encoded by the coding sequence ATGTATCAGGCCTTGGAGCGCTTGCCCATAACGTGTCGTCGATCGCAGGAAGGATTCAGTCTCCTGGAGGCGATGGTGGCCGCTGGAATTCTGTCCGTGGGGCTCCTGGGGCTCGCTGGTCTGCAAGGGATGTCGATCGGCAAGAATGTCGATGCGAATGAAATTACCCGTGTGACCAATCTTGCGGCCGATATGGCGGAGCGTATTCAGAACAATCGCCAGCGGGCGTTGGACTACAACGGAATCGATACTTCGGTGGCCTGCGCGCAGAGTGCGTCAACTCAAGCGATGGCATTGGGAGACTGCACTCAATGGCGGACCTTGCTGGCCAATTCCGCACTCGGTAGCGTTCGAGGCATCGTCACGGCGGCGCGGATCGATCCTGACCCCGCCACCAATCCTGTGACCATGAACCGCATTGCGATCACGATTCGCATCAGCTGGCAGAATGGCGCACGAAGTGAGACGAGTGTCTCGCGTCCGAAGTCGGTTACCTTCAACAGCGTCATCGCACCGGAGTAG